In Deltaproteobacteria bacterium, a single window of DNA contains:
- the ilvC gene encoding ketol-acid reductoisomerase, giving the protein MKVYYDKDANLENIRSKKVTIVGFGSQGHAHAQNLKESGVDVTIGLREGGSWKKAEAAGLTVKNVADAVNGADVVMILIPDERQSETFEKEIAPNLKKGAYLAFAHGFSIHFKKIVPSSDVNVMMIAPKGPGHLVRHEYTKGRGVPTLVAVHQDPSKDTLKVALAYASANGGGRAGIIETCFKDEAETDLFGEQAVLCGGVTALITAGFETLTEAGYPPEMAYFECLHEMKLIVDLIYEGGITNMRYSISNTAQYGDLTRGPRVITDATKAEMKKILGEIQSGKFADEWMGEYKNGLKKFNELTKKGETHKIEEVGEKLRAMMPWMKASKIVDKAKN; this is encoded by the coding sequence ATGAAGGTTTACTACGATAAGGACGCAAATCTCGAGAACATACGCTCTAAGAAGGTAACGATAGTCGGGTTCGGCAGCCAGGGCCATGCCCACGCGCAGAACCTTAAGGAAAGCGGCGTTGACGTTACGATAGGCCTAAGGGAAGGCGGTTCATGGAAGAAGGCCGAGGCAGCGGGGCTTACGGTAAAGAATGTCGCCGACGCTGTAAACGGCGCGGACGTTGTGATGATACTTATACCGGATGAGAGGCAAAGCGAGACCTTCGAGAAGGAAATAGCGCCGAATCTTAAGAAGGGCGCGTACCTCGCATTCGCGCACGGCTTTAGCATACACTTTAAGAAAATCGTGCCGTCCTCGGACGTGAACGTCATGATGATTGCGCCAAAAGGCCCTGGGCATCTTGTAAGGCATGAGTACACGAAGGGCAGGGGCGTGCCGACACTCGTTGCTGTGCATCAGGACCCGTCCAAGGATACGCTAAAGGTCGCTCTTGCTTACGCTAGCGCCAACGGTGGCGGCAGGGCCGGCATCATCGAGACGTGCTTTAAGGACGAGGCAGAGACAGACCTCTTTGGCGAGCAGGCAGTGCTTTGCGGCGGCGTAACGGCCCTTATAACGGCAGGGTTTGAAACGCTTACGGAGGCAGGCTATCCGCCGGAGATGGCGTACTTTGAATGTCTCCATGAGATGAAGCTTATCGTTGATTTGATATACGAGGGCGGCATTACCAACATGCGCTACTCGATAAGCAACACCGCGCAGTACGGCGACCTTACAAGAGGCCCGCGCGTGATAACGGACGCAACCAAGGCCGAGATGAAGAAGATACTTGGTGAAATACAGAGCGGCAAGTTCGCCGATGAGTGGATGGGCGAGTACAAGAACGGGCTTAAGAAGTTTAACGAACTTACGAAGAAGGGCGAGACGCATAAGATAGAAGAGGTCGGCGAGAAGCTAAGGGCGATGATGCCGTGGATGAAGGCCTCCAAGATAGTCGATAAGGCTAAGAACTAA
- the ilvN gene encoding acetolactate synthase small subunit, translating into MRHTISVLVQNEFGVLSRISGLFSGRGFNIESLCVAETGDSNVSRMTIVTTGDERIVEQIMKQLNKLINVIKVHDMTGEEFIDRELALVKVNATDETRPEILSTVDIFRAKIVDVGPKSYTIEVTGDEQKIQAITELLRPFGIKEMVRTGKIAMARSVRGKGKE; encoded by the coding sequence ATGAGACATACGATATCGGTTCTTGTACAAAACGAATTTGGCGTGCTCTCCAGAATATCGGGGCTCTTCTCCGGAAGGGGCTTCAACATCGAGAGCCTGTGTGTGGCAGAGACAGGGGACTCCAATGTCTCCAGGATGACTATTGTCACGACCGGGGACGAGAGGATAGTTGAGCAGATAATGAAGCAGCTAAACAAGCTCATAAACGTCATCAAGGTGCACGACATGACCGGCGAGGAGTTTATCGACAGGGAGCTTGCGCTCGTCAAGGTGAACGCTACCGACGAAACGCGGCCGGAGATACTTAGCACAGTCGATATCTTCAGGGCAAAGATCGTGGACGTCGGGCCCAAATCCTATACAATCGAGGTCACGGGGGATGAGCAGAAGATACAGGCCATTACGGAGCTACTTCGTCCGTTTGGCATAAAGGAAATGGTTCGTACAGGTAAAATTGCAATGGCAAGAAGCGTTAGAGGCAAAGGCAAGGAATAA
- the ilvB gene encoding biosynthetic-type acetolactate synthase large subunit: MTKTGAEIFIEALRKEGVDTIFGYPGGAVLPLYDVLYGKKCPLNHILVRHEQGAVHMADGYARSTGKPGVVLVTSGPGATNTVTGIATAYMDSIPMVVFTGQVPTALIGNDAFQEADIVGITRPCTKHNYLVKDVKDLARIIKEAFYIATTGRPGPVLVDIPKDVQTNSTVFHYPEKALIESYQPTYKGHPGQISKALEMILNSKRPVIYAGGGVIGSNAAAELTKLAKKLEIPVTTTLMGMGAFPGTDKLHLGMLGMHGTYAANMAISHTDCLIAVGSRFDDRVTGKLDEFAPYAKIVHIDIDPTSISKNVKVDVPIVGDVQHVLKDLLDALTKKDKKHVSAFSEHTSKWHKEIEKWQKTHSLKVTQPMDGRIKPQYVIERIYALTKGDAIITTEVGQNQMWAAQFYKFDKPRTFLTSGGLGTMGYGFPAAIGAQVAYPKKTVIDIAGDGSIQMNIQELATAVEYGLPVKVAILNNHFLGMVRQWQEFFYDKRYSHTCLGKKPDFVKIAEAYGGAGLRAEKPKDVDAVIKKAMKINDRPVFMEFIVDPKECVYPMVPAGQGLTKMLLV; encoded by the coding sequence ATGACCAAGACAGGGGCAGAAATATTCATAGAGGCGCTTAGGAAGGAAGGCGTTGATACCATTTTCGGGTATCCTGGCGGAGCTGTGCTTCCGCTCTACGACGTGCTTTACGGCAAGAAGTGTCCGCTAAATCATATACTCGTGCGCCATGAGCAGGGCGCTGTGCATATGGCAGACGGTTACGCGCGCTCGACCGGAAAGCCCGGTGTTGTTTTAGTCACCTCTGGCCCTGGAGCAACCAATACCGTTACCGGAATAGCAACCGCTTACATGGATTCTATTCCAATGGTCGTGTTCACAGGACAGGTGCCGACCGCGCTTATAGGTAACGACGCTTTTCAGGAGGCTGACATAGTCGGCATCACGAGGCCGTGCACAAAACACAATTACCTTGTTAAAGACGTGAAAGACCTTGCGCGCATTATCAAAGAGGCTTTTTACATTGCAACGACAGGAAGGCCGGGCCCTGTGCTCGTCGACATTCCAAAGGACGTGCAGACCAATTCAACTGTGTTTCATTACCCAGAGAAGGCGTTGATAGAGAGCTACCAGCCGACGTACAAAGGGCACCCCGGGCAAATCAGCAAGGCCCTTGAGATGATACTTAACTCGAAGCGTCCGGTTATATACGCCGGCGGTGGGGTCATTGGTTCGAATGCAGCGGCCGAGCTTACAAAGCTTGCAAAGAAGCTCGAAATACCGGTTACGACTACACTCATGGGCATGGGCGCGTTCCCCGGCACCGATAAGCTGCACCTCGGGATGCTCGGGATGCATGGCACGTACGCAGCAAACATGGCAATCTCGCATACCGATTGCCTTATAGCCGTTGGCTCGAGGTTCGATGACCGCGTCACCGGCAAGCTCGACGAGTTCGCGCCGTACGCGAAGATCGTGCACATAGACATAGACCCGACATCGATTAGTAAGAACGTCAAGGTCGATGTTCCGATTGTCGGCGATGTGCAGCATGTTCTAAAAGATCTGCTCGATGCGCTTACAAAGAAGGACAAGAAGCACGTGTCGGCTTTCTCGGAGCATACTTCTAAGTGGCATAAGGAAATAGAGAAGTGGCAAAAGACGCATTCCTTGAAGGTCACGCAGCCCATGGACGGGCGCATAAAGCCGCAGTACGTCATAGAGCGTATCTACGCGCTTACAAAGGGCGATGCCATAATCACGACCGAGGTCGGCCAGAACCAGATGTGGGCTGCGCAGTTCTATAAGTTCGACAAGCCGCGTACTTTTCTTACCTCCGGCGGGCTCGGCACAATGGGGTATGGTTTTCCTGCGGCCATAGGGGCGCAGGTTGCATATCCTAAAAAGACGGTTATCGACATAGCAGGTGACGGCTCCATACAAATGAACATCCAGGAGCTTGCAACTGCGGTCGAGTACGGGTTGCCTGTAAAGGTCGCGATACTAAATAACCATTTCCTCGGAATGGTCAGGCAGTGGCAGGAGTTCTTCTATGATAAGAGGTACTCGCACACGTGCCTTGGTAAGAAACCCGACTTCGTGAAAATAGCGGAGGCGTACGGCGGTGCTGGCTTAAGGGCAGAGAAGCCAAAGGACGTTGACGCGGTCATAAAGAAGGCCATGAAGATAAACGACAGACCAGTGTTCATGGAGTTCATCGTTGACCCCAAGGAGTGCGTGTACCCGATGGTGCCCGCGGGCCAGGGGCTCACAAAGATGCTACTTGTGTAA
- the ilvD gene encoding dihydroxy-acid dehydratase — protein MRSDRVKKGFSRVPHRALMYATGIPKGEMQKPFIGVATSFTDLIPGHIGMRDLERFIEKGVHTGGGYPMFFGLPGVCDGIAMGHKGMHYSLSTRELIADMIESVAEAHALDGLVLLTNCDKITPGMLMAAARLNIPSIVVSAGPMMTGRLKGQRLSFIRNTFEAMGRYKKGEITKSELAACELGACPGVGSCQGLYTANTMNSLTEAMGMSLPGCGTAPAVMSEKRRIAFDSGERIVELVRKNILPRNIMTKNAFENAIRVDLALGGSSNTVLHLLAIAHEAGVKLPLDTFDKLSRTTPHIASLEPVGKFYMEDLHWAGGIPAVMKRLEKVIKDNPTVSGVRVKDIVKQVTYVDEEVLKPVDKPYHKEGGIAVLGGNLAPLGAVVKQSGVSDKMMRFTGKAITFDSEEAAQAAIQSGKVKAGHVVVIRYEGPKGGPGMREMLAPTAAIVGLGLGESVALITDGRFSGGTRGPCIGHISPEAMEGGPIALVKNGDVIELDIPKRKLELKVSAAELKKRKKKWKAPEPKIKTGWLSRYAKVVTSANTGAVVE, from the coding sequence ATGAGAAGCGACCGCGTTAAAAAAGGTTTTTCAAGGGTCCCGCACAGGGCCCTTATGTACGCAACCGGCATACCAAAGGGCGAGATGCAAAAGCCCTTTATCGGCGTTGCTACGAGCTTTACAGACCTTATCCCCGGCCACATCGGCATGAGGGATCTGGAAAGGTTCATCGAAAAGGGCGTGCACACGGGCGGAGGCTACCCGATGTTCTTCGGGCTCCCAGGCGTTTGCGACGGCATTGCCATGGGCCATAAGGGCATGCATTATTCGCTCTCCACACGCGAGCTTATAGCTGACATGATAGAGAGTGTAGCCGAGGCGCATGCTCTGGACGGCCTCGTGCTTCTAACTAACTGCGATAAGATTACCCCAGGCATGCTCATGGCAGCCGCGAGGTTGAACATCCCATCGATAGTAGTGAGCGCAGGGCCGATGATGACAGGAAGGTTGAAGGGACAGCGTCTTTCGTTTATACGCAATACGTTTGAAGCGATGGGACGTTATAAAAAGGGCGAAATCACGAAGTCAGAGCTTGCGGCTTGCGAGCTTGGCGCGTGCCCGGGGGTTGGAAGCTGCCAGGGGCTCTATACCGCCAATACGATGAACTCGCTTACAGAGGCAATGGGCATGAGCCTTCCTGGGTGCGGCACTGCTCCGGCAGTGATGAGCGAGAAAAGGCGCATTGCCTTCGACTCGGGCGAGAGAATCGTCGAGCTTGTAAGGAAAAATATTTTGCCAAGAAACATCATGACGAAAAACGCATTCGAGAACGCAATCAGGGTTGATTTGGCGCTCGGTGGTTCTTCTAACACCGTGCTGCATCTTCTGGCGATTGCGCATGAGGCAGGGGTTAAGCTTCCGCTCGATACGTTTGACAAGCTTAGCAGGACGACTCCTCACATAGCATCGCTTGAGCCGGTAGGGAAGTTCTACATGGAAGACCTTCACTGGGCAGGCGGCATACCGGCCGTGATGAAGAGGCTTGAGAAGGTTATAAAAGATAACCCTACCGTTTCCGGCGTCAGGGTGAAGGACATAGTAAAACAGGTTACATACGTGGATGAGGAAGTGCTAAAGCCGGTTGATAAGCCCTATCACAAAGAGGGCGGTATAGCGGTGCTTGGCGGTAACCTTGCTCCTCTTGGTGCGGTTGTAAAGCAGTCCGGGGTTAGCGATAAGATGATGCGCTTTACCGGCAAGGCCATAACATTCGACTCCGAAGAAGCTGCTCAGGCAGCCATACAGTCTGGCAAGGTAAAGGCCGGGCATGTGGTGGTAATTCGCTACGAAGGCCCCAAAGGCGGCCCCGGAATGCGCGAAATGCTTGCTCCAACTGCGGCAATCGTCGGGCTCGGGCTTGGCGAGAGTGTTGCGCTCATAACCGACGGTCGGTTTTCTGGCGGTACAAGAGGCCCGTGCATCGGCCATATATCGCCAGAGGCAATGGAGGGCGGCCCCATAGCGCTTGTGAAGAACGGCGATGTTATCGAGCTTGACATTCCAAAGAGAAAGCTTGAGCTCAAGGTGTCTGCCGCTGAGCTAAAAAAGAGAAAGAAGAAGTGGAAGGCCCCGGAGCCGAAGATCAAGACAGGCTGGCTCTCGCGCTACGCAAAGGTGGTTACAAGCGCAAACACAGGGGCGGTAGTGGAGTAG
- a CDS encoding YdcH family protein — protein sequence MPIDVNDPVVDKLLKNNIEFKEAYETFRQHRKVVEKLEKRPHLTKDEEVEIATLKKQKLALKDKMEHMINVLKESGVK from the coding sequence ATGCCTATTGACGTAAACGACCCTGTTGTTGATAAGCTTCTTAAGAATAATATCGAGTTCAAGGAGGCATACGAGACATTCCGTCAGCACAGGAAGGTGGTCGAGAAGTTGGAGAAGCGGCCGCATCTTACCAAGGACGAGGAAGTCGAGATTGCCACATTGAAGAAACAAAAGCTTGCTCTTAAGGACAAGATGGAGCACATGATAAACGTTTTAAAGGAAAGCGGCGTTAAATAA
- the tsaB gene encoding tRNA (adenosine(37)-N6)-threonylcarbamoyltransferase complex dimerization subunit type 1 TsaB yields the protein MRLLSIDTSSFSGSVAVSDSGRVLKEVHAERVTTHSEWLLKSIDELLTSLNLTINDIDCFAIGSGPGSFTGLRIGVSLIKGLAWATGKMEIRTVSTLMALSMNAGKTDRIVCPVFDARKKEVYAAAFDLSLGAPKRLLDDRASSIEDFIKSLKGVTSGRGAVFLGNGLNEYKESVSVLMPDAVFLPEEKWHIRASNIAILAESGPYKTLTPLEVTPLYLRKSEAELKSGQNNA from the coding sequence GTGAGGCTTCTTTCGATAGACACGTCTTCATTTTCAGGAAGCGTTGCGGTCTCTGATTCCGGGCGCGTGCTCAAGGAAGTGCACGCGGAGCGCGTCACCACTCACTCCGAGTGGCTTCTAAAGAGCATAGATGAACTGCTTACTTCGTTAAATCTCACGATAAACGATATCGATTGCTTTGCCATAGGAAGCGGCCCGGGCTCGTTTACAGGGCTTCGAATCGGAGTAAGCCTTATTAAGGGGCTTGCCTGGGCAACAGGCAAGATGGAGATAAGAACAGTATCTACTCTCATGGCGCTTTCGATGAACGCCGGGAAAACGGACAGAATAGTTTGCCCTGTATTCGACGCGCGTAAGAAAGAGGTCTACGCCGCTGCATTTGATTTGAGCCTGGGCGCGCCCAAGAGGCTTCTTGACGACAGGGCTTCTTCCATAGAGGATTTTATCAAAAGCCTTAAAGGCGTCACTTCCGGCAGGGGGGCCGTGTTCCTTGGTAACGGCTTAAATGAATATAAAGAGAGCGTGTCAGTCCTTATGCCCGATGCCGTGTTTTTGCCGGAAGAAAAGTGGCATATCAGGGCGTCGAATATAGCTATCCTTGCCGAAAGCGGGCCTTATAAAACCCTTACCCCGCTTGAAGTTACGCCGCTATACCTGCGCAAATCCGAGGCCGAGCTCAAAAGCGGCCAAAACAACGCCTAA
- the rseP gene encoding RIP metalloprotease RseP, which translates to MFTPEGILVFIIVLGVLIFVHELGHFAVAKYFDVKVEKFSLGFGPALFSVKRGETEYMLSAIPLGGYVKMFGESREDEKGKEWSAWELERAFDRKPIYQRVLIVAAGPVMNFILAFVVFPLPYMLGTSMPAFLYDEARLEYVDKGGQADKGGMKAGDVIIEADGEKIENWSALNKVILLSPGKEIIFTVKRDAETFKAPYTPGKSAKEGMGTADDILPSSPPVVGALAPGMPADVAGLKKGDRITAIDGVEISYWYQISREMAKKQGERVVTYVRDGKTMDVKLTPKFDEEAKRQLIGINPLIETVVKKFGFVESIKLGMAECYEQTYLIFKFIKGLFTGLYSVKALGGPIMIAQVTGSATSAGFTKVLVLVAIISLNLGVLNLFPIPVLDGGVVVMLIAEKLKGAPLSDRLVMMFQQIGFAMIIALIALVMWNDIWRIFS; encoded by the coding sequence ATGTTCACACCAGAAGGCATATTGGTATTTATAATAGTGCTTGGCGTGCTGATCTTCGTGCACGAGCTCGGGCACTTTGCGGTTGCCAAGTACTTCGACGTCAAGGTCGAGAAGTTCTCTCTCGGGTTCGGCCCCGCTCTTTTCTCCGTGAAAAGAGGCGAGACCGAGTACATGCTCTCTGCCATTCCGCTTGGCGGGTATGTAAAGATGTTTGGAGAGTCGAGAGAGGATGAGAAGGGCAAGGAGTGGAGCGCGTGGGAGCTCGAGCGCGCATTCGACCGTAAGCCGATATACCAGCGCGTGCTTATAGTGGCTGCAGGGCCGGTGATGAACTTCATACTCGCGTTCGTAGTATTCCCGCTTCCATACATGCTTGGCACCAGCATGCCGGCGTTTCTCTACGATGAAGCCAGGCTCGAGTACGTTGATAAGGGCGGTCAGGCCGATAAAGGCGGCATGAAGGCCGGGGATGTGATTATAGAGGCCGATGGCGAGAAAATCGAGAACTGGAGCGCGTTAAATAAGGTAATACTTCTAAGCCCGGGTAAGGAGATTATATTTACCGTAAAGCGTGACGCAGAGACCTTTAAGGCTCCTTATACTCCGGGTAAGAGCGCGAAGGAAGGCATGGGCACGGCAGACGACATACTGCCGAGCAGTCCGCCTGTCGTGGGCGCGCTTGCTCCGGGTATGCCTGCGGACGTTGCCGGGCTTAAAAAGGGTGACAGGATAACTGCAATCGACGGCGTGGAGATAAGCTACTGGTACCAGATATCGCGCGAGATGGCGAAGAAACAGGGCGAGAGGGTCGTTACCTATGTGCGCGACGGTAAAACTATGGATGTAAAGCTTACTCCCAAGTTCGACGAGGAGGCAAAGCGCCAGCTTATCGGTATAAATCCGCTTATCGAGACAGTGGTAAAGAAGTTCGGTTTTGTCGAGTCAATTAAGCTTGGCATGGCGGAGTGCTACGAGCAGACGTATCTGATATTCAAGTTCATAAAGGGGCTCTTCACGGGGCTTTATTCGGTAAAGGCCCTTGGCGGCCCGATAATGATAGCGCAGGTAACGGGCTCGGCAACGAGCGCCGGGTTTACCAAGGTCCTTGTGCTTGTCGCCATAATAAGTCTTAATCTCGGCGTGCTAAACCTCTTCCCCATTCCGGTATTGGACGGCGGCGTTGTCGTTATGCTTATCGCTGAGAAGTTAAAGGGCGCTCCTCTTAGCGACAGGTTGGTCATGATGTTCCAGCAAATCGGGTTTGCCATGATAATCGCGCTCATTGCGCTTGTCATGTGGAACGATATCTGGAGAATTTTCAGCTGA
- a CDS encoding 1-deoxy-D-xylulose-5-phosphate reductoisomerase, whose amino-acid sequence MKKQKGIAVLGSTGSIGTSTLDVVRANKGRFKVVTLAAGKNIALLKKQIREFAPHFVSVTDEKSAEALSSDKSVKSLGVDIGFGTEGAKIAAAYKGVDMTVSAIVGFAGLIPTLHAIKAGKDIALANKEALVAAGPLVMNEVKRRGVSLIPVDSEHSAVFQCLKGHDTAEIERIILTASGGPFLRAPLSKLKSVTPGQALKHPNWEMGRRITIDSATMMNKGFEVIEAKWLFGVQNDKIDVVVHPESIVHSMVEYVDGSVVAQLSTSDMRGPISYALGFPGRIGKNCTPRLELGGRRLEFLTPEKRRFPCLTLAYEALEIGGTAPAVLNAADEVCVEAFLKKEIGFMDIARILAMVLGAHRAKTIKTLDDVLDADMWARDKAASLVK is encoded by the coding sequence ATGAAAAAACAAAAGGGCATAGCTGTACTTGGCTCAACAGGCTCCATAGGCACGAGCACGCTCGACGTGGTGCGCGCCAATAAGGGGCGCTTCAAGGTCGTAACACTTGCCGCCGGAAAGAACATCGCGCTCTTAAAAAAGCAGATCCGCGAGTTTGCGCCGCATTTTGTTTCGGTAACCGATGAAAAGAGCGCAGAGGCGCTTTCCAGTGATAAGTCCGTTAAGTCGCTTGGCGTTGATATAGGCTTTGGCACAGAGGGCGCGAAGATTGCAGCTGCATATAAGGGCGTTGACATGACCGTGTCGGCAATCGTCGGGTTTGCCGGGCTTATCCCGACGCTTCACGCCATAAAGGCAGGCAAGGACATCGCTCTTGCAAACAAGGAAGCGCTTGTTGCCGCAGGGCCGCTTGTGATGAATGAGGTCAAGAGAAGAGGGGTAAGCCTCATTCCGGTCGATTCCGAGCACTCTGCAGTGTTTCAGTGCTTAAAGGGCCACGACACCGCTGAAATCGAAAGGATAATACTTACTGCCTCCGGTGGGCCGTTTCTAAGGGCGCCGCTTTCGAAGCTTAAGTCCGTTACGCCCGGGCAGGCGCTAAAGCACCCGAACTGGGAAATGGGGCGGCGCATTACGATAGATTCCGCTACAATGATGAACAAGGGCTTCGAGGTAATAGAGGCAAAGTGGCTTTTTGGCGTCCAGAATGATAAAATAGACGTTGTCGTGCACCCGGAGAGCATAGTGCATTCGATGGTTGAGTATGTCGATGGCTCCGTTGTCGCGCAGCTCTCCACCTCAGACATGCGGGGTCCCATATCCTATGCCCTCGGGTTCCCGGGGAGGATAGGGAAGAACTGCACCCCGAGGTTGGAGCTTGGCGGAAGAAGGCTTGAGTTTTTAACGCCCGAGAAGAGGCGTTTTCCGTGCCTGACGCTTGCGTACGAGGCTCTCGAAATAGGCGGTACTGCGCCTGCAGTTTTGAATGCCGCGGACGAGGTTTGTGTCGAGGCTTTTTTGAAAAAAGAAATAGGGTTCATGGATATAGCGCGAATACTTGCCATGGTGCTTGGCGCGCACAGGGCAAAGACCATAAAAACGCTCGACGACGTGCTCGATGCCGATATGTGGGCAAGGGATAAGGCAGCGTCGCTTGTAAAATGA
- a CDS encoding phosphatidate cytidylyltransferase, with the protein MVKRLISGIILIPIVVAIILYAPFWVIAALAALLIAGAVKELMHINEKMGYSGSAALAIVFSASIPFIFLYAGLADALRASVAYVFIYFLTGIYARKDFKASANWVMSKILALLYIAVPVAHIVPLTGLENGRLWFLFSLVLVWSNDTFAYFTGKAIGKHKLAPVLSPGKSIEGLVGGLLGGVIASLCMNYFLGLGLYHYEVALLTLGLGVVSVYGDLFESLLKRASGVKDSGNLIPGHGGLLDRIDSMVFVVPALYYYLELRNLLS; encoded by the coding sequence TTGGTCAAGCGGCTGATAAGCGGCATAATACTAATACCAATAGTCGTAGCGATTATCCTCTACGCTCCGTTTTGGGTCATAGCAGCGCTTGCGGCCCTGCTTATCGCAGGGGCGGTTAAAGAGCTCATGCACATAAACGAGAAGATGGGGTACTCGGGAAGCGCGGCGCTCGCCATAGTGTTTTCAGCGTCAATACCTTTCATCTTCCTGTACGCAGGGCTTGCCGACGCCTTACGGGCCTCGGTTGCATACGTCTTCATATATTTCTTAACGGGCATATACGCGAGAAAGGACTTCAAGGCCTCTGCTAACTGGGTCATGTCCAAGATACTCGCACTTCTCTATATCGCCGTGCCGGTTGCCCATATCGTACCGCTAACCGGGCTCGAGAACGGCAGGTTGTGGTTTCTTTTCTCTCTCGTGCTTGTCTGGAGTAACGATACATTCGCGTACTTTACGGGAAAGGCGATAGGCAAACATAAATTAGCTCCGGTGCTAAGCCCGGGAAAATCCATAGAAGGGCTTGTTGGCGGCTTGCTTGGCGGCGTCATAGCCTCTCTTTGCATGAATTATTTCTTAGGTCTCGGGCTCTACCACTACGAGGTCGCGCTCTTAACGCTCGGGTTAGGTGTAGTCTCGGTATATGGAGACTTGTTCGAGTCTTTACTAAAGCGCGCTTCCGGCGTGAAGGATTCGGGTAACCTTATACCTGGCCACGGCGGTCTGCTCGATAGGATAGACAGCATGGTGTTCGTTGTTCCGGCGCTTTACTATTACCTCGAGCTTCGCAACCTTCTCTCATGA
- a CDS encoding isoprenyl transferase — MNDIPSHIAIIMDGNGRWAQRRGEMRVSGHKKGIDAARNVVKHCRSLGVKYLTLYTFSKENWNRPVMEVNLLMKLLEDYLMAECELLMREDVRFKAIGDIDDLPEGVRKVVRLVEAKTVNNTSMTLQLALSYGSRDEIAKACRAIAMDVEKGLLKASDVDGRELEKRLYTAGAPDPDLLIRTSGEMRLSNFMLWQSAYTELYVTEVLWPDFGEEELMKAIRVFQGRDRRFGLTQAQLAAQAK; from the coding sequence TTGAACGACATACCCTCTCACATAGCGATAATAATGGACGGCAACGGGCGCTGGGCGCAGCGTAGAGGCGAGATGCGCGTTAGCGGCCACAAAAAAGGCATAGATGCTGCGCGTAACGTCGTCAAGCACTGCCGCTCCCTTGGCGTTAAGTATCTTACCTTGTACACATTTTCCAAGGAAAACTGGAACCGTCCGGTCATGGAAGTAAACCTTCTGATGAAGCTTCTCGAAGACTACCTCATGGCCGAGTGCGAGCTTCTCATGCGCGAAGATGTACGCTTCAAGGCAATCGGCGATATAGATGATCTGCCCGAAGGCGTGAGAAAGGTCGTGAGACTGGTAGAAGCTAAGACGGTCAACAATACTTCGATGACGCTGCAGCTTGCGCTAAGTTACGGCTCAAGAGATGAAATAGCAAAGGCATGCAGGGCGATTGCCATGGACGTTGAAAAGGGTTTGCTTAAGGCAAGCGATGTGGACGGTCGCGAGCTTGAAAAGCGTCTCTACACGGCAGGAGCGCCTGACCCGGACCTTCTTATCAGAACGAGCGGGGAGATGAGGCTTTCGAATTTCATGCTCTGGCAGTCGGCTTATACGGAACTTTATGTGACAGAGGTCCTCTGGCCTGATTTCGGCGAAGAGGAGCTTATGAAGGCAATACGCGTTTTTCAGGGCCGCGACAGGCGCTTTGGACTTACGCAGGCGCAGCTTGCGGCGCAGGCGAAGTAA
- the frr gene encoding ribosome recycling factor, with the protein MALKNVFDDSKRKMDKAIELFMQELLKLRTGRASTAILDDVKVDYYGTATPLPQMASLSVPESRLITVQPWDMSQLGAIEKAIISSGLGLTPTNDGKLIRIQIPQPTEERRKELVKVAKKYCEDAKVAIRNVRRDANEAIKKLEKDKAITQDDLKKGQQHVQDVTDKEIKKIDSILADKEKEIMEV; encoded by the coding sequence ATGGCGCTAAAAAACGTTTTCGACGATTCCAAGAGAAAGATGGACAAGGCAATCGAGCTCTTCATGCAGGAGCTCTTGAAGCTTAGGACAGGTAGAGCCTCCACTGCAATACTCGACGACGTGAAGGTCGATTACTACGGCACCGCAACGCCGTTGCCGCAGATGGCCTCTCTCTCTGTTCCCGAGAGCCGGCTCATAACCGTACAGCCATGGGACATGAGCCAGCTTGGCGCGATAGAGAAGGCGATAATATCGTCAGGGCTGGGTCTTACGCCTACGAACGACGGCAAGTTGATACGCATACAGATACCGCAGCCAACAGAGGAGAGACGAAAAGAGCTCGTCAAGGTGGCGAAAAAGTATTGTGAAGACGCCAAGGTCGCCATTCGTAACGTAAGGCGCGACGCTAACGAGGCCATAAAAAAATTGGAAAAGGACAAGGCCATCACTCAGGACGATCTAAAGAAGGGCCAGCAGCACGTGCAGGACGTTACAGATAAGGAAATAAAGAAAATAGACTCCATACTCGCTGACAAGGAAAAGGAGATAATGGAGGTCTGA